In Numenius arquata chromosome 3, bNumArq3.hap1.1, whole genome shotgun sequence, one genomic interval encodes:
- the LRRFIP1 gene encoding leucine-rich repeat flightless-interacting protein 1 isoform X2 has protein sequence MEEEEEGGCLSPAARQQAEARLAAKRAARAEAREIRMKELERQQKEIEERPEKDFEKGARTVSSLSAATLASLGGTSSRRGSGDTSISADTEASIREIKDSLAEVEEKYKKAMVSNAQLDNEKTNFMYQVDTLKDALLELEEQLAESRRQYEEKSKEFEREKHAHSILQFQFMEIKEALKQREEMLAKHGIIPDSDVATNGETSDILDNEGHLDSSKNVPGTTQALKPGGEAMLGKANEVDMKNEILEDVGKREILQNTEREEHKEESEEQEVQTLHADENAEAENMVEECDALSTAMLPGSRFTEQIQSLTEHVSGSAASNDDSDTDDLRKETESTGTAVQQPVSTEAEHHDLNARPNQDFEVGSLQGHQTFETPQEMPSVLGTEHEWEEAASEREEREDLTTSHGPSSHETDQEADVASESCELVCTQAGLPEVTVAGLCSEEINAESHVEGLQRSEESAEEKVKNVLEEELVESKDCTDGRIDKTGGDSAEEENEVGNTVQGQVRETESVGLEGAESRESGVPADTSEKECGGDQAHIQPVSSEDSAPASSEERNMQDKAELENSMAEKDGQKEVLLEELEMCSDSAEAGEQDKASVEAVGCITEVKGSVLQQAEPDTGVVKEVTTQETSLDPSVLDDKIKESKLETGDESGKGEESRTERVEDIQAKVEAKTVQCSEETISDKVGEKNTDLEGQAQDVVKQEEGESKEEATVDVSVTAENKVDKETLAEDEQGLELAGHNGGGFASEEAANNSLAQKAEQDENVSEQVKLEGQAEERLEDDGDAFDFDEESKQILETDEKCDGDKADTEKEGGGGANGAVGKAAQTDKAGERTGKTETRDALTEDDSLQHKKGDEPEETGSLQGEASWKTDEKTDVTEDEIKASDSNKTEKILDEDVSEQDLESAGNNRDESKEDLQGGRRGKGKSRDDCTIS, from the exons GGAGCACGTACTGTTTCAAGTTTATCAGCAGCTACTTTAGCTTCTCTGGGTGGGACTTCTTCACGAAGAGGCAGTGGAGATACATCTATCTCAGCTGACACGGAGGCATCTATTAGAGAAATTAAG GACTCTCTAGCCGAAGTTGAAGAGAAATATAAAAAGGCTATGGTGTCGAATGCTCAACTAgacaatgaaaaaacaaatttcATGTACCAAGTAGATACCCTAAAGGATGCGCTCTTAGAGTTAGAAGAACAGCTGGCAGAATCCAggcggcaatatgaagaaaaaagtaaa GAATTTGAGAGGGAGAAGCACGCTCATAGCATATTGCAGTTTCAGTTCATGGAAATCAAAGAGGCTttgaagcaaagagaagaaatgcttgca AAACATGGAATAATCCCAGACTCTGACGTAGCCACCAATGGGGAGACATCAGACATTCTTGATAACGAAGGCCACTTGGATTCTTCTAAAAATGTTCCAGGCACGACTCAGGCTTTAAAGCCAGGAGGCGAGGCGATGCTAG GCAAAGCCAATGAAGTGGACATGAAAAATGAGATTTTGGAGGatgtggggaaaagagaaatcttGCAGAATACTGAGCGTGAGGAACACAAAGAGGAGTCTGAGGAGCAGGAAGTACAGACATTGCATGCTGATGAAAATGCAGAGGCAGAAAATATGGTTGAAGAATGTGATGCCCTGTCAACAGCGATGTTACCAGGTAGTAGGTTTACAGAACAAATTCAAAGCCTTACCGAACATGTATCAGGGAGCGCTGCTTCAAATGATGATAGTGACACGGATGATTTGAGAAAGGAGACCGAGTCCACAGGCACAGCAGTCCAACAGCCTGTTAGTACAGAGGCTGAACACCACGATTTAAATGCAAGGCCGAATCAGGACTTCGAGGTGGGATCTCTGCAGGGTCATCAGACTTTTGAGACTCCTCAGGAAATGCCTAGTGTCTTAGGTACAGAGCATGAATGGGAAGAAGCTGCGTCTGAACGGGAAGAACGAGAGGATCTTACAACTAGCCATGGCCCAAGCAGTCATGAAACGGATCAGGAAGCCGACGTTGCGAGTGAGAGCTGTGAGTTGGTTTGTACCCAGGCAGGGCTACCAGAGGTTACGGTAGCAGGCTTGTGTAGTGAAGAGATAAATGCGGAGAGTCATGTTGAGGGACTCCAGCGCTCAGAAGAAAGTGCTGAGGAGAAGGTTAAAAATGTCTTGGAGGAAGAGCTTGTTGAAAGCAAAGACTGCACTGATGGCAGAATTGATAAAACAGGAGGTGATAGCgctgaagaagaaaatgaggttGGGAACACAGTTCAGGGTCAGGTGAGGGAAACGGAGTCTGTGGGTTTGGAGGGGGCAGAGTCACGTGAAAGTGGTGTCCCAGCAGATACAAGTGAAAAGGAATGTGGAGGCGATCAGGCACACATCCAACCAGTTTCTTCAGAGGACAGTGCTCCGGCATCATCAGAGGAACGAAATATGCAAGATAAAGCTGAACTTGAAAATTCTATGGCTGAGAAGGATGGGCAGAAGGAAGTATTATTAGAAGAGCTGGAGATGTGTTCAGATTCTGCAGAAGCAGGCGAGCAAGATAAGGCATCTGTGGAGGCTGTAGGCTGTATTACGGAGGTAAAAGGAAGtgtgctgcagcaggcagagccagACACAGGTGTTGTGAAAGAGGTGACAACTCAGGAAACCAGTTTAGACCCAAGTGTTTTAGATGACAAAATTAAGGAGTCCAAATTGGAAACAGGGGATGAGTccgggaaaggagaggaaagcaggACAGAACGGGTAGAAGACATACAGGCAAAGGTGGAAGCTAAAACAGTTCAGTGTAGTGAGGAAACAATAAGTGataaagtgggagaaaaaaatactgatttagaaGGTCAAGCGCAAGATGTAGTTAAACAAGAGGAAGGTGAATCTAAAGAGGAGGCAACTGTAGATGTTAGTGTAACTGCTGAAAACAAAGTCGATAAAGAAACACTGGCAGAAGATGAGCAAGGGTTAGAGCTTGCAGGTCACAATGGTGGTGGATTTGCTTCTGAGGAAGCTGCAAATAATTCCCTGGCACAGAAAGCTGAGCAGGATGAAAATGTTAGTGAACAAGTTAAATTGGAGGGTCAAGCAGAGGAAAGACTGGAAGATGATGGTGATGCATTTGATTTTGATGAAGAGTCAAAACAGATACTAGAAACTGATGAAAAATGTGATGGAGACAAAGCTGATACAGAGAaagaaggtggtggtggagcaAATGGTGCTGTTGGAAAAGCTGCCCAAACAGACAAAGCTGGAGAAAGAACAGGCAAAACAGAAACCAGAGATGCCTTGACTGAAGATGACAGCTTGCAGCATAAAAAGGGAGACGAGCCTGAAGAAACAGGCAGCTTGCAAGGGGAAGCATCATGGAAAACAGATGAGAAGACTGACGTGACGGAAGATGAAATCAAAGCATCAGATTCTAATAAAACGGAAAAAATACTGGATGAAGATGTTTCAGAACAGGATTTGGAAAGTGCTGGCAATAACCGGGATGAAAGCAAGGAGGATTTGCAGGGTGGTAGAAGGGGTAAGGGTAAATCCAGAGATGACTGTACGATATCATAA